A region from the Lolium perenne isolate Kyuss_39 chromosome 4, Kyuss_2.0, whole genome shotgun sequence genome encodes:
- the LOC127292688 gene encoding CCG-binding protein 1, giving the protein MLSSTALRPLSPATTPAYPATHTATSSSVGASRRAVAVRALRDYGSIPKREPFSSSRSILDEFFKQEKPLVQRTKDQITDYCTTLEGDECCSCWDAYFELNKLEKELPQDDIARMVKESRSDPKYLISSIHHRSDLRKKMAEKAQSSVPASSSVQATKPRPFPVPDGLPKTQEEIDEEEGALMPESSYTRLLRRMGRYPDWYTPRPDHETD; this is encoded by the exons ATGCTGTCCTCCACCGCTCTCCGGCCGCTGTCGCCGGCGACGACGCCCGCGTACCCCGCCACCCACACCGCCACGAGCTCATCCGTGGGGGCTTCGCGCCGCGCTGTGGCGGTGCGCGCGCTGCGGGACTACGGCTCGATCCCGAAGCGCGAGCCCTTCAGCTCCAGCCGCAGCATCCTCGACGAGTTCTTCAAGCAGGAGAAGCCCCTCGTGCAGCGCACCAAGGACCAGATCACAG ATTATTGCACGACCCTTGAAGGCGATGAATGTTGCAGCTGCTGGGATGCCTATTTTGAACTCAATAAACTTGAg AAAGAGCTACCCCAAGATGATATTGCGAGGATGGTGAAGGAGTCACGGTCAGATCCGAAGTACCTTATCAGTAGCATCCATCACCGTTCAGACTTACGGAAGAAAATGGCCGAGAAAGCTCAGAGTTCAGTACCAGCAAGCTCCTCGGTGCAGGCAACGAAGCCGAGGCCTTTCCCTGTCCCCGATGGGTTGCCGAAAACGCAGGAAGAGATCGACGAGGAAGAGGGGGCTCTCATGCCGGAGTCCTCGTACACGAGGCTGCTGAGAAGAATGGGGAGGTATCCTGACTGGTATACCCCTCGCCCAGACCATGAAACTGACTGA
- the LOC127346823 gene encoding uncharacterized protein, which produces MDGRLFTEGYHVPGEPFESMDQLIHAAGVHLLTGSCRHDLPQYEEQQHVGGTASSSSQMPSPELRRLYSEAFRRLLCKEGGLVAEPACGQKLKQHDLSSVKDLLNTSTLELSTTSTSSMQMPTQPWRCLSSSPIWALPRLSRGIIFYIRIDLNESYHTYPDVGGPFQSLQAAHNAIDRYLQEQQAPTRFTQRQCLNWPDGTRKKLLESQIDERCDWKRQLVQALVDKYNDYRHLMGDRAYKLKDVVLYNSVFGANDHTRLYGHINFTMKGAEDSDCGIDDLFFAEVTIKRAEYSELMVSCFCMVKPTDNGLCYGCDVKHPNDAAAYTGAGVNSQRACPIFGNMKWKCRNETLQEEEDRVRSLYKGQGLDAPDYLERVKEEMTLKPFRPKYLDVATMHED; this is translated from the exons ATGGATGGGAGATTATTCACGGAGGGCTATCATGTTCCCGGCGAGCCATTTGAAAGCATGGATCAACTCATCCACGCGGCAGGTGTCCACTTGCTCACCGGTTCCTGCCGCCACGACCTGCCACA GTATGAGGAGCAGCAGCATGTGGGAGGCACCGCATCTTCGTCTTCGCAGATGCCTAGTCCAGAACTTCGGCGCCTCTACTCTGAAGCCTTCCGTCGTCTGCT GTGTAAGGAGGGGGGTCTTGTGGCTGAACCTGCCTGCGGGCAAAAACTAAAACAACATGACCTCTCTTCCGTGAAGGACTTACTGAacacttcaacattggagttgTCCACCACTTCGACGTCTTCTATGCAGATGCCAACTCAGCCTTGGCGCTGTCTTTCCTCATCACCTATTTGGGCCTTGCCACGTCTAAGCCGGGGAATCATATTTTACATCAGGATCGATCTGAATGAATCTTACCACACATACCCTGACGTGGGTGGGCCGTTTCAGAGCTTACAAGCAGCTCACAATGCTATTGATCGCTATCTTCAGGAACAACAGGCTCCAACAAG GTTCACGCAGCGACAATGTCTTAACTGGCCTGATGGCACAAGGAAGAAGCTTTTGGAATCGCAAATTGATGAAAGGTGTGACTGGAAGCGCCAGTTGGTCCAAGCTCTGGTGGACAAGTACAATGATTACCGCCATCTTATGGGG GACCGTGCATACAAACTCAAAGATGTTGTGCTCTACAACTCAGTTTTTGGGGCCAATGACCATACTAGGTTGTATGGTCATATTAATTTCACAATGAAAGGAGCTGAGGATTCTGACTGTGGCATCGATGATCTATTCTTTGCTGAAGTCACAATTAAACGGGCAGAGTATTCAGAATTAATGGTCAGCTGTTTCTGCATGGTTAAACCTACTGACAACG GTCTTTGCTACGGTTGTGATGTGAAGCACCCCAATGATGCTGCCGCATATACTGGTGCTGGAGTTAACTCACAGCGCGCATGTCCTATATTTGGCAATATGAAATGGAAGTGCCGTAACGAAACT TTGCAAGAGGAGGAAGATAGGGTAAGAAGTTTATATAAGGGCCAG GGTCTTGATGCTCCGGATTATTTGGAGAGAGTGAAAGAAGAGATGACACTTAAGCCATTCAGGCCTAAATATCTGGATGTGGCAACTATGCATGAAGACTAA
- the LOC127292689 gene encoding uncharacterized protein produces the protein MLQEHDVSLNTATLGGLSITATSSSSVQEDAVAQDTIQASTPPCGCLSSSPIWVLNRYKWGYTFYIRIDLNKLFHTYPRVGGPFQSLQQAYSAIDCYLEEERDTTMLMDQPGVSPVEEVVRQCLYWPDGTRKKRLESQPIAEKRDCMHQLIQALVDKCQEHNHLLGDAAYEVKDVVRSCAVQGASDHSRMHYHINFTLKTKGADGSTRVIDDLFFAEVTFMPGDKELVVSCFCTVKPTDKGCCHDCDAKHPNDAAAYTRGQDTPLGDMFWAGFNETKTLEEEEARVRRLFDDQGRDCVESIHFTEYTRESLRPKYLGMAATMEGETEKAD, from the exons ATGCTGCAAGAACATGATGTCTCGCTCAACACCGCAACACTGGGCGGATTGTCCATCACTGCAACTTCCTCGTCCTCTGTCCAGGAAGATGCAGTAGCTCAGGACACCATTCAAGCCTCTACACCACCTTGCGGTTGTCTGTCATCGTCACCCATTTGGGTCTTGAACCGATATAAATGGGGATACACATTTTATATTAGGATTGATCTGAACAAACTTTTCCACACATACCCGCGAGTTGGTGGGCCGTTTCAGAGCTTACAACAAGCTTACAGTGCTATCGATTGCTATCTTGAAGAAGAGCGAGACACAAcaat GTTAATGGATCAACCTGGGGTTTCTCCAGTGGAGGAAGTCGTGCGCCAATGTCTATACTGGCCCGATGGCACAAGAAAGAAGCGTCTGGAATCGCAACCAATTGCTGAAAAGCGTGATTGTATGCACCAGTTAATTCAAGCTTTGGTGGACAAGTGTCAAGAGCATAACCATCTTTTGGGG GATGCTGCATATGAAGTCAAAGATGTTGTGCGCTCCTGTGCTGTTCAAGGGGCCAGTGACCATAGTAGGATGCACTATCATATTAATTTCACTTTAAAGACCAAGGGAGCGGATGGTTCTACTCGTGTCATCGATGATCTATTCTTCGCTGAGGTTACATTTATGCCAGGAGATAAAGAATTGGTGGTCAGCTGTTTCTGCACGGTTAAACCTACTGACAAGG GTTGTTGCCATGATTGTGATGCGAAGCACCCAAATGATGCTGCTGCATACACTCGTGGTCAGGATACCCCATTGGGCGATATGTTTTGGGCAGGCTTCaacgaaaccaaaacc TTGGAAGAGGAGGAAGCTAGGGTAAGACGTTTGTTCGATGACCAG GGCCGTGATTGTGTGGAGAGTATACATTTTACGGAGTATACAAGAGAATCGTTGAGGCCTAAATATTTGGGTATGGCAGCGACAATGGAAGGGGAGACTGAGAAGGCTGATTGA